A portion of the Bifidobacterium bifidum ATCC 29521 = JCM 1255 = DSM 20456 genome contains these proteins:
- a CDS encoding RNA-binding domain-containing protein — MLPTKESLTVEFKSERQRPQTDDEIVDNVVAMANTEGGTLYLGVEDDGMVTGVCDRHRNVNGLAAFIFNKTVPQLSVRVTLLSESGKPVVGIEVDSSQQIVSTSQGKTLQRRLKADGAPEVVPMFPAQFISRLSQQRSYDYSAQPAPGSTLSDLDPSARDRLRESIRTANAGSSLLAFDDEDFDRALELVVDGPGGPQPSVAGLLVIGTERALKRSVPSASAVFQVMKGTSPKVNTDPFFLPLIDMLPRIGALMEPWNPDHEVMSGLVHVNLPDFDHQAFREAAVNAFCHRDYARMGSVRFLVDDDGLTISNPGGFIEGLSENNLLTAQPRSRNPQLASILKTAGYAERTGRGVDKIYAGSLASGGAFPDYSQSTASEVVLFLRRVVPDEAFVVMIANEEARRGAPLSVWSLIVLSLLREHRRLSVAQMREFSRVESRRLVGAVESLVESGLVEACGSGVARDYMLSARVYKRDDKLPAYARQKGLDGRRENLVTEFALNNGGAATTSDVMKLLDLSYISAYRLMKRLEGEGVFRHEGSGPSSRYALV, encoded by the coding sequence ATGCTGCCGACCAAGGAAAGCCTGACGGTGGAGTTCAAAAGCGAACGCCAACGCCCGCAAACCGATGACGAAATCGTCGACAATGTGGTGGCGATGGCCAATACCGAAGGCGGTACGCTGTACCTTGGTGTCGAAGACGATGGCATGGTGACTGGGGTCTGTGACCGGCATCGCAATGTCAATGGTCTGGCGGCATTCATTTTCAACAAAACGGTTCCTCAGCTTTCCGTGCGGGTGACGTTGCTGAGCGAGAGCGGCAAACCGGTCGTCGGCATTGAGGTTGACAGCAGTCAGCAGATCGTGTCCACCAGTCAGGGGAAGACGCTGCAGCGCCGGCTGAAAGCCGATGGCGCGCCAGAAGTCGTTCCGATGTTCCCTGCGCAATTCATCAGTCGTTTGTCGCAGCAGCGTAGTTACGACTACAGCGCGCAGCCTGCTCCGGGGTCGACGCTGTCCGATCTTGATCCGTCTGCGCGCGACCGTCTCAGGGAGAGCATACGCACGGCCAATGCCGGCAGCTCATTGTTGGCGTTTGATGATGAGGACTTCGATCGGGCCCTAGAACTGGTAGTCGACGGCCCTGGCGGCCCGCAGCCTTCCGTGGCCGGTCTGCTGGTCATCGGTACGGAGCGGGCACTGAAGCGTTCCGTACCGTCGGCCTCCGCCGTATTCCAGGTCATGAAAGGCACGTCTCCCAAGGTAAACACAGATCCGTTCTTCCTGCCGCTGATCGATATGCTCCCTCGTATCGGCGCACTGATGGAACCATGGAATCCAGATCATGAGGTCATGAGCGGTCTGGTCCATGTCAATCTGCCGGACTTCGATCATCAGGCGTTCCGCGAGGCGGCAGTCAACGCGTTCTGCCACAGGGATTATGCGAGGATGGGATCGGTGCGGTTCCTCGTGGACGACGATGGCCTGACCATATCCAACCCGGGAGGTTTCATCGAGGGATTGAGCGAAAACAACCTGTTGACCGCGCAGCCGCGTTCCCGCAACCCTCAGCTCGCCTCCATCCTCAAGACGGCGGGATATGCGGAACGCACCGGTCGTGGTGTCGATAAGATATATGCCGGCTCCTTGGCTTCCGGCGGGGCATTTCCCGATTATTCGCAGTCCACGGCGTCGGAGGTGGTGCTGTTCCTGCGTCGCGTGGTGCCGGATGAGGCATTCGTTGTGATGATTGCCAATGAAGAGGCTCGCCGTGGCGCTCCGTTGTCGGTGTGGTCTCTAATCGTGCTGTCGTTGCTGCGGGAGCATCGCAGACTCAGCGTGGCGCAAATGCGCGAATTCTCGCGAGTGGAGTCTCGGCGATTGGTCGGCGCGGTCGAAAGCCTAGTGGAGAGCGGGCTGGTGGAAGCCTGCGGCAGCGGTGTCGCACGAGATTATATGCTGAGCGCGCGTGTATATAAGAGGGATGATAAGTTGCCGGCTTATGCGAGGCAAAAGGGCCTCGACGGTCGGCGGGAGAACCTGGTGACGGAATTCGCGCTGAACAATGGGGGCGCGGCGACCACGTCTGACGTGATGAAGCTGCTGGATTTGTCTTATATCAGCGCGTACAGGCTCATGAAGAGACTTGAGGGGGAGGGCGTATTCCGGCATGAGGGGAGTGGTCCCTCATCCCGCTACGCGTTGGTGTAA
- a CDS encoding carbonic anhydrase — translation MAEEDPDQESTANSTLSRMLAGNRRFAEGHSEHPWQDMQTRESLIDRQNPDAAVLSCSDSRVPPEIIFDAGLGDLFTIRTAGQIIDDAVLASLEYAVDHLHVSLLMVMGHEGCGAVALGAEQLDALIADSTSDPESSLESADAMAELDERIASSDSIVLRSVGMSVWQAREAELDTSEDFERVHVARTIEELVTRSEIIQDALAHDRLMIVGARYQLSTGKVEVLSF, via the coding sequence ATGGCAGAGGAAGACCCGGATCAGGAATCCACCGCGAACTCGACGCTTAGCCGCATGCTGGCGGGAAACCGGCGGTTCGCCGAAGGGCACAGCGAGCACCCGTGGCAGGACATGCAGACCCGCGAATCACTGATCGACCGGCAGAACCCCGACGCGGCGGTATTGTCATGCTCCGATTCGCGCGTTCCGCCGGAAATCATCTTCGACGCGGGGCTCGGTGACCTGTTCACGATCCGCACGGCCGGGCAGATCATCGACGACGCGGTATTGGCATCGCTGGAATATGCCGTGGATCATCTGCACGTCAGCCTGCTCATGGTCATGGGTCATGAAGGCTGCGGGGCGGTGGCGCTGGGCGCCGAACAACTTGACGCGCTGATCGCCGACAGCACGAGCGACCCGGAGAGCTCGTTGGAGTCCGCTGATGCGATGGCCGAATTGGATGAGCGCATCGCCAGCTCGGATTCGATTGTGCTGCGCTCGGTCGGCATGTCGGTATGGCAGGCGCGGGAGGCCGAGTTGGATACGAGCGAGGACTTCGAACGCGTACATGTGGCGCGTACCATCGAAGAGCTGGTCACGCGCAGCGAAATCATTCAGGACGCGCTGGCGCATGATCGACTGATGATCGTAGGCGCCCGCTACCAGCTGTCCACCGGCAAGGTCGAGGTACTGAGCTTCTGA
- a CDS encoding hemolysin family protein, whose translation MSLGLNILLIFIFLVLGSIFSGTELALVSLRGSQIDQMEQEDARGARVAAIARDPNKFLSTVQIGVTLSGFLSASFGESSISPFIVPVVKSWGVPANIAAPLTTIVLTLIISYCSIVISEMVPKRIAMQRTEQIARAVVPAIDVFAKVCKPIIWLIGKNTNGIVRLLGFDPNETESEVSDEELRVLVNTNTSLSKDERTILDDVFDASETIVAEVMRPRTDVVFLDGSQSIKDAAAYVREMPYSRYPVTGRDFDDVIGFVHVRDLLDVRDPNATTVADVTREGISLPGTSKLLPSLELLRKRGIHLAVVIDEYGGTDGIVTLEDMTEELVGDIRDEYDLPSEPGGERKEQPAFVSGVATIDASMTIEDFADLTGIELEDGPYETVAGYFLAHTGKMGAEGDVLHSDDGYDMTVTKVDGRRIETIEVRKAGAPDHAPVSAE comes from the coding sequence ATGTCACTTGGTTTAAACATCCTTCTGATCTTCATATTCCTAGTGCTCGGATCCATCTTCTCCGGCACCGAATTGGCCTTGGTCTCCCTGCGCGGATCCCAGATCGATCAAATGGAACAGGAGGACGCCCGTGGCGCACGTGTGGCGGCAATCGCACGCGACCCCAACAAGTTCCTGTCCACCGTGCAGATCGGCGTGACGCTCTCCGGCTTCCTGTCCGCATCGTTCGGCGAATCGTCGATTTCGCCGTTCATCGTGCCCGTCGTGAAAAGCTGGGGCGTGCCGGCGAACATCGCCGCACCGCTGACCACCATCGTGCTGACGCTGATCATCTCGTACTGCTCGATAGTCATCTCCGAAATGGTGCCGAAGCGCATCGCCATGCAGCGCACCGAACAGATCGCCCGCGCCGTAGTGCCCGCGATAGACGTGTTCGCCAAGGTCTGCAAGCCGATCATCTGGCTCATCGGCAAGAACACGAACGGTATCGTGCGTCTGCTCGGCTTCGACCCGAACGAGACCGAAAGCGAGGTCTCCGACGAGGAGCTGCGCGTGCTCGTCAACACGAACACGTCGCTGAGCAAAGACGAGCGCACGATCCTCGACGACGTGTTCGACGCGTCCGAGACCATCGTCGCTGAGGTCATGCGTCCGCGCACCGATGTCGTGTTCCTCGACGGTTCGCAGAGCATCAAGGACGCGGCGGCGTACGTGCGCGAGATGCCGTACTCCCGCTATCCGGTGACCGGCAGGGATTTCGATGACGTGATCGGCTTCGTGCATGTGCGCGACCTGCTGGACGTGCGCGACCCCAACGCAACGACCGTGGCCGACGTGACGCGAGAAGGCATTTCGCTGCCCGGCACGTCCAAGCTGCTGCCGAGCCTCGAACTGCTGCGCAAGCGCGGCATCCACTTGGCCGTGGTCATCGACGAGTACGGCGGCACCGACGGCATCGTGACGCTGGAGGACATGACCGAAGAGCTCGTCGGCGACATCCGCGACGAATACGACCTGCCCAGCGAACCGGGCGGCGAGCGCAAGGAGCAGCCCGCATTCGTGAGCGGCGTCGCCACCATCGACGCGAGCATGACCATCGAGGACTTCGCCGATCTGACCGGCATCGAACTGGAGGACGGCCCGTACGAGACCGTCGCCGGCTATTTCCTCGCACACACCGGCAAGATGGGTGCCGAGGGCGATGTGCTGCACTCCGACGACGGGTACGACATGACCGTCACCAAGGTCGACGGCCGCCGTATCGAAACCATCGAGGTGCGCAAGGCCGGCGCCCCTGACCACGCGCCGGTTTCCGCCGAATAG
- a CDS encoding OFA family MFS transporter, translating to MARFTENRWTSAIIPALLIHIPIGTVYCWSVFKQLIADRLNASPASVEWGFSLAIFFLGMSAAFAGPMVEKNIKKSALVSMVCFVVGFAGTGVSIALNFLPGVFICYGAIMGIGLGVGYLTPVKNLMLWFSDNKGLATGIAVAGFGLAKAIASPLMEYLIGTVGLVNMFFILAVIYAVMMFFGFLLIKRPADWVYDPVTSHVSRAEILRKPVFWGIWIAFYINITCGLALISQEKDILHDVLKAFPQYAGLSPAKFAAAIAGIIGLVLAVDSVFNTAGRVGFSTLSDHLKRRETVYQVIFIMSIAVCLLQIFTNSINNALLWAVLAMLFLINAGYGGGFSTLPVLLDQHFGTKTVSTTHGLALSAWAFAGLSGNQLASFVVTHTPDQAHRYAALIPVLTGLFALALISISLVKYLGGRNGEGKRSIGA from the coding sequence ATGGCAAGGTTTACCGAGAATCGTTGGACCAGCGCAATCATCCCCGCATTGCTGATTCATATCCCAATCGGTACCGTCTACTGCTGGAGCGTGTTCAAGCAGCTCATCGCCGACAGGCTCAACGCCAGCCCGGCCTCCGTGGAATGGGGCTTCTCGCTCGCCATCTTCTTCCTCGGCATGTCAGCCGCATTCGCCGGCCCCATGGTGGAGAAGAACATCAAGAAATCCGCACTCGTCTCCATGGTCTGCTTCGTGGTCGGCTTCGCCGGCACGGGCGTGAGCATCGCTCTGAACTTCCTGCCGGGTGTGTTCATCTGCTACGGCGCGATCATGGGCATCGGCCTGGGCGTCGGCTACCTGACCCCGGTCAAGAACCTGATGCTCTGGTTCTCCGATAACAAGGGCCTCGCCACCGGCATCGCCGTCGCCGGCTTCGGCCTGGCCAAGGCCATCGCCAGCCCGTTGATGGAGTACCTGATCGGCACGGTGGGGCTGGTCAACATGTTCTTCATCCTCGCCGTGATTTATGCGGTGATGATGTTCTTCGGTTTCCTGCTCATCAAGCGTCCGGCCGACTGGGTCTACGATCCCGTGACCTCGCATGTAAGCCGCGCGGAGATTCTCAGGAAGCCCGTGTTTTGGGGCATCTGGATCGCCTTCTACATCAATATCACCTGCGGCCTGGCGCTTATCAGCCAGGAGAAGGACATCCTGCACGATGTGCTCAAGGCCTTCCCGCAGTATGCCGGCCTGAGCCCCGCCAAGTTCGCCGCCGCCATCGCCGGCATCATCGGCCTGGTGCTCGCCGTGGACTCCGTGTTCAACACGGCCGGCCGCGTGGGCTTCTCCACGCTCTCCGACCACCTGAAGCGCCGCGAGACCGTTTATCAGGTGATCTTCATCATGTCGATCGCGGTATGCCTGCTGCAGATCTTCACCAACAGCATCAACAATGCGCTGTTGTGGGCCGTGCTGGCCATGCTGTTCCTCATCAACGCTGGCTACGGCGGCGGTTTCTCGACGCTGCCGGTGCTGCTCGACCAGCACTTCGGCACCAAGACCGTCTCCACCACGCACGGTCTCGCGCTGAGCGCCTGGGCGTTCGCCGGCCTGTCCGGCAACCAGCTGGCCTCGTTCGTGGTCACGCACACGCCCGATCAGGCCCATCGCTACGCCGCGCTGATTCCGGTGCTCACCGGCCTGTTCGCCCTGGCTCTGATCAGCATCAGCCTGGTCAAGTATCTCGGTGGCAGGAACGGCGAGGGCAAGAGATCCATCGGGGCCTGA
- a CDS encoding LacI family DNA-binding transcriptional regulator, producing MTHPAQRDAFETPHPQRQRAARFDVARPAGVSTAVVSYVLNGSPKKISPDTAQRVFDAAQWLDYHPNSVARALKTGTTHTLGIIVPDFSNPYFAEFTDQLEAAASKRERALIINLSRGDPQGERRRINELVERNVDAMFVSSAQTDAELARCAVNAALDPAHTPDVQLIAAELVTRQSCGCK from the coding sequence GTGACGCACCCCGCACAGCGTGACGCATTCGAGACGCCGCATCCGCAACGGCAACGCGCCGCCCGTTTCGACGTGGCGCGTCCCGCAGGCGTCTCCACCGCCGTCGTCAGCTACGTGCTCAACGGCAGTCCCAAGAAAATCTCACCGGACACCGCGCAGCGGGTGTTCGACGCGGCGCAGTGGCTCGACTACCACCCCAACTCCGTCGCCCGAGCCCTCAAGACCGGCACCACGCACACGCTCGGCATCATCGTGCCCGACTTCTCGAACCCATACTTCGCCGAATTCACCGACCAGCTCGAAGCCGCTGCATCCAAACGCGAACGGGCGCTGATCATCAACCTGTCGCGAGGCGACCCGCAAGGCGAGCGCCGCCGCATCAACGAACTCGTCGAGCGCAACGTCGACGCGATGTTCGTCTCCTCCGCGCAGACCGATGCCGAGCTCGCCCGCTGCGCGGTCAACGCGGCGCTCGACCCCGCGCACACGCCCGACGTGCAGCTCATCGCCGCCGAACTCGTCACCAGGCAGTCCTGCGGATGCAAGTGA
- the ahpC gene encoding alkyl hydroperoxide reductase subunit C, which translates to MTLLQHELTDFTVQAFQNNEFHEVTKADVLGHWSVFFFYPADFTFVCPTELEDLAAKYEDFKKIGCEIYSVSCDTHFVHKAWHDANEKIAKIQYPMLADPTALLAKDLDTYNEADGVAERGDFIVNPEGKVVAYEVISSNVGRNADELLRRVQASQFVYEHGDQVCPAKWTPGEETIEPSLDLVGLL; encoded by the coding sequence ATGACACTGCTTCAGCATGAACTCACTGATTTTACGGTGCAGGCTTTTCAGAACAACGAATTCCATGAGGTGACCAAGGCGGACGTGCTCGGTCACTGGTCGGTGTTCTTCTTCTACCCGGCGGACTTCACGTTCGTGTGCCCGACCGAGCTGGAGGATCTCGCTGCCAAGTACGAGGACTTCAAGAAGATCGGCTGCGAGATCTACTCGGTCTCCTGCGACACCCACTTCGTGCACAAGGCTTGGCACGACGCCAACGAAAAGATCGCGAAGATCCAGTACCCGATGCTTGCCGACCCCACCGCACTGCTCGCGAAGGACCTCGACACCTACAACGAGGCCGACGGCGTGGCCGAGCGCGGTGACTTCATCGTGAACCCGGAGGGCAAGGTCGTGGCCTACGAGGTCATCTCCTCCAACGTCGGCCGTAACGCCGACGAGCTGCTGCGCCGCGTGCAGGCCTCGCAGTTCGTCTACGAGCACGGCGACCAGGTGTGCCCAGCCAAGTGGACCCCCGGCGAGGAGACCATCGAGCCGAGCCTCGACCTCGTCGGTCTCCTCTGA
- a CDS encoding FAD-dependent oxidoreductase, which translates to MTQINRSDLYDVVVIGGGPAGLTAGLYLARARYRVLILEKDDFGGQITITDEVVNYPGVGHTSGRALTQTMRNQAKDFGAEFLSAEATGLDVNGDIKTVHTSRGDLKTFGILIATGASPRKLGFAGEGEYAGRGVAYCATCDGEFFTGREVLVVGGGFAAAEESVFLTKYASKVTVLVREPDFTCDAAVAAEAKNNPKIDVRYNVELKGVTAGQGGLREATILDRRTGETESWKPSDDGTFGVFVFAGYVPATELVRGVVELDDHGYVVTRGYLETSVPGVYAAGDLRVKNLRQVVTATADGAIAAVELERYAKQMSEKTGLVPPRPTASAYEQAEAQTAAAANSAAAAGTTPAPAPAKRSADTAAASAAAKKPGELFSAAIKQQLGVVFGRMTRPVTLVLELDDTPLSTELQGFIGEMVALSNGKLNSVAVDAAGVITAEDGSSAPTSLTVGEPLAVTLPDGAELPVYGSLDDSGRAQFDVSGVLPSARPVVRMCVPAENSDAGTLLFTGLAFHGVPSGHEFNSFVLGLYNAAGPGQPLDDDLKARAEAIDTPIDVMILVSLTCTMCPETVLAAQRIASLNPNVRAEAYDVAHFPELKDQYGAMSVPCIVINHPGGEQKVEFGKKSVPQMLTLLGA; encoded by the coding sequence ATGACCCAGATCAACCGAAGCGATCTGTATGACGTTGTTGTCATCGGTGGCGGCCCTGCGGGACTCACCGCCGGCCTGTATCTCGCTCGCGCCCGCTATCGCGTGCTGATTCTCGAAAAGGATGATTTCGGCGGGCAGATCACCATCACCGACGAAGTCGTCAACTACCCGGGCGTCGGCCATACGTCCGGTCGTGCGCTCACGCAGACCATGCGCAACCAGGCCAAGGATTTCGGCGCGGAATTCCTCTCAGCCGAGGCTACCGGCCTTGACGTGAACGGTGACATCAAGACCGTGCACACGTCGCGCGGTGACCTGAAAACGTTCGGCATCCTGATTGCCACCGGAGCCAGCCCACGCAAGCTTGGTTTCGCCGGCGAGGGCGAGTACGCTGGCCGCGGCGTGGCCTACTGCGCCACATGCGACGGCGAATTCTTCACCGGCAGGGAGGTGCTGGTCGTCGGCGGCGGTTTCGCCGCGGCAGAGGAATCCGTGTTCCTGACCAAATACGCCTCCAAAGTCACGGTGCTCGTCCGCGAACCGGACTTCACCTGCGACGCGGCGGTGGCTGCCGAAGCCAAGAACAACCCGAAAATCGACGTGCGCTACAACGTCGAGCTCAAAGGCGTCACCGCCGGCCAGGGCGGGCTGCGCGAGGCGACGATCCTCGACCGCCGAACTGGTGAGACGGAATCGTGGAAGCCATCCGACGACGGCACGTTTGGTGTCTTCGTGTTCGCCGGATACGTGCCGGCCACCGAGCTCGTGCGCGGTGTCGTCGAACTGGACGACCACGGCTACGTGGTCACGCGCGGATACCTCGAGACCTCGGTGCCGGGCGTGTACGCGGCCGGTGACCTGCGCGTCAAGAACCTGCGTCAGGTCGTCACCGCCACCGCCGACGGTGCCATCGCCGCAGTGGAACTGGAGCGGTACGCCAAGCAGATGAGCGAGAAAACCGGTCTTGTGCCGCCTCGCCCGACCGCATCCGCATATGAGCAGGCCGAAGCGCAGACCGCGGCTGCCGCCAACAGTGCTGCCGCTGCCGGCACCACGCCCGCCCCGGCTCCTGCCAAGCGCAGCGCCGATACCGCCGCCGCGTCGGCCGCCGCCAAAAAGCCCGGCGAGCTCTTCTCCGCCGCCATCAAGCAGCAGCTCGGCGTGGTCTTTGGCCGTATGACCCGCCCGGTCACGCTCGTCCTCGAACTGGACGATACGCCATTGTCGACGGAGTTGCAGGGATTCATCGGCGAGATGGTGGCGCTGTCGAACGGCAAACTGAATTCGGTCGCGGTCGATGCGGCGGGCGTGATCACCGCTGAGGACGGTTCCAGCGCGCCAACGTCGTTGACGGTCGGCGAGCCGTTGGCCGTCACCTTGCCGGATGGCGCCGAACTGCCGGTATATGGTTCGCTGGATGATTCCGGTCGCGCGCAGTTCGACGTATCAGGGGTACTGCCGTCTGCGCGGCCGGTCGTGCGCATGTGCGTGCCGGCCGAGAATTCCGACGCCGGTACGTTGCTGTTCACCGGCTTGGCCTTCCACGGTGTACCGTCCGGTCACGAGTTCAATTCGTTCGTGCTCGGCCTGTACAACGCCGCGGGTCCGGGCCAGCCTCTGGACGATGACCTCAAGGCTCGCGCCGAGGCCATTGACACGCCGATCGACGTGATGATCCTCGTCTCGCTCACCTGCACGATGTGTCCGGAAACCGTACTGGCCGCGCAGCGCATCGCGTCGCTGAACCCGAACGTGCGTGCCGAAGCCTACGACGTCGCGCACTTCCCCGAGCTCAAGGACCAGTATGGCGCGATGAGCGTTCCCTGCATCGTCATCAACCATCCCGGCGGCGAGCAGAAGGTCGAATTCGGCAAGAAGAGTGTCCCGCAGATGTTGACATTGCTCGGCGCATAG